In one Arachis duranensis cultivar V14167 chromosome 9, aradu.V14167.gnm2.J7QH, whole genome shotgun sequence genomic region, the following are encoded:
- the LOC107464190 gene encoding LOW QUALITY PROTEIN: E3 ubiquitin ligase PQT3-like (The sequence of the model RefSeq protein was modified relative to this genomic sequence to represent the inferred CDS: inserted 1 base in 1 codon), which produces MAVYYKFKSARDYDSIPMDGPFISVGTLKEKIFESKHLGRGTDFDLVVTNAQTNEEYLDEAMMIPKNTSLLIRRVPGRPRLPIVTELQQKKVENTAMEAEPENSSLSAEDASAVKYPEDSDWDEFGNDLYAIPDVPPIQSSNLIPEAPPTNKADEESKIKALIDTPALDWQRQGSDFGAGRGFGRGMGGRMAGVRGFGLERKTPPQGYVCHRCKVPGHFIQHCPTNGDPNYDIKRVKQPTGIPRSMLMVNPQGSYALPNGSVAVLKPNEAAFEKEIEGLPSTTRSVGDLPPELHCPLCNDVMKDAVLTSKCCFKSFCDKCIRDYIISKSMCICGATNILADDLLPNKTLRDTINRILESGSSSAENSGSTFRVQDMESARCPQLKLPSPTSSAASKGEPKVSLVCEGMTNVLETVDDKKTVSAPAPLQTSEQVKPRMPDVSEATHESMSVKEPASQGSAQLVEEEVQQKMVPAEAGKKKKRKKVCLPANDFQWKAPHDLGAESYMMPMGPAPGYNSYWNGMQPCMEGFMGPYGGPMQMMGYGLGPLDMPFAGGLPHDPFGMHGYMMPVVPPHRDLAAEYGMGMNVPPPVMSREEFEARKADGWRKCENEKRIDRDFSKDRDFGREASSIGDVPMKSKTKSLPAPPSSEYHHPQPHRHRAERVSPDRPPRPIKRKADYHVYRERECERDHDHDRDQRDHRDRGRGHHHHRHYRSESSSRMSSKPVTKTSSTXTKQKASVFSRISFSAEEEMTKRKISALTEAASAGPPATSSAHLKAAPPKGYHEGRKSSTISEYESSDDERHFKRRPSRHKLST; this is translated from the exons ATGGCGGtgtattataaatttaagaGTGCAAGAGATTATGATTCAATTCCCATGGACGGTCCTTTCATCTCTGTTGGAacattgaaagaaaaaatatttgaatccAAGCATTTAGGCAGGGGTACTGATTTTGATCTCGTGGTAACCAACGCCCAGACCAATGAAG AATATCTTGATGAAGCAATGATGATTCCTAAAAATACCTCGTTGTTAATTCGTCGGGTTCCTGGTCGGCCACGTTTACCAATTGTTACTGAACTACA GCAAAAAAAGGTGGAAAATACGGCTATGGAAGCCGAACCTGAGAACAGCAGCTTATCAGCTGAAGATGCATCTGCTGTAAAATAT CCAGAAGATTCAGATTGGGATGAATTTGGAAATGATTTGTATGCGATTCCTGATGTACCACCCATTCAATCAAGCAACTTAATTCCTGAAGCTCCTCCAACCAACAAAGCTGATGAAGAAAGTAAGATAAAGGCTTTGATTGATACTCCTGCCTTGGATTGGCAACG TCAAGGATCGGACTTTGGTGCTGGTAGAGGTTTTGGAAGAGGTATGGGTGGACGGATGGCGGGTGTTCGTGGTTTTG GGCTGGAGCGGAAAACACCTCCCCAAGGCTATGTATGTCACAGGTGCAAGGTTCCTG GCCATTTTATTCAGCACTGCCCTACAAATGGTGATCCAAATTATGACATCAAGAGAGTTAAACAACCTACTGGTATTCCGAGATCCATGCTGATGGTGAACCCACAAGGTTCCTATGCTCTACCAAATGGTTCAGTAGCTGTATTGAAGCCAAATGA GGCTGCTTTTGAGAAAGAAATAGAAGGTTTGCCTTCCACCACACGTTCTGTTGGGGATCTACCACCTGAGCTCCACTGCCCCTTGTGCAATGATGTGATGAAAGATGCTGTGCTGACAAGCAAGTGCTGTTTTAAAAGCTTTTGTGACAAAT GTATTAGGGACTATATTATCTCCAAGTCCATGTGCATATGTGGTGCAACAAATATTCTTGCAGATGATCTTTTACCAAATAAGACCCTAAGAGATACTATTAATCGTATATTGGAGTCAGGCAGTAGCAGTGCTGAAAACTCTGGGAGCACCTTTCGAGTTCAAG ATATGGAGTCTGCTCGTTGTCCACAACTGAAGCTTCCATCTCCAACCTCATCGGCTGCATCTAAGGGAGAACCAAAGGTTTCACTTGTTTGTGAAGGAATGACAAATGTACTGGAAACTGTTGATGATAAAAAAACAGTTTCTGCTCCAGCTCCATTGCAAACATCAGAGCAAGTGAAGCCCAGAATGCCTGATGTAAGTGAAGCTACACATGAGTCGATGAGTGTAAAGGAACCAGCCTCACAAGGGAGTGCTCAGTTGGTTGAGGAGGAAGTCCAGCAAAAAATGGTTCCTGCCGAGGCAG gaaagaagaaaaaaaggaagaaagtctGTTTGCCTGCAAATG ATTTTCAGTGGAAAGCCCCACACGACCTTGGGGCTGAGAGCTACATGATGCCAATGGGCCCAGCACCTGGTTACAATTCATACTGGAATGGCATGCAACCTTGTATGGAAGGATTTATGGGACCATATGGTGGCCCGATGCAAATGATGGGTTATGGCCTGGGCCCCTTGGACATGCCATTTGCAGGTGGTCTACCTCATGATCCATTTGGCATGCATGGTTACATGATGCCTGTTGTTCCACCTCATAG GGATCTTGCTGCTGAGTATGGCATGGGGATGAATGTTCCACCTCCAGTTATGAGTAgagaggagtttgaagctcggaAAGCTGATGGTTGGAGAAAGTGTGAAAATGAGAAACGGATTGATAG GGATTTCTCCAAAGATCGAGATTTTGGTAGGGAAGCGAGCAGTATTGGAGATGTTCCTATGAAATCAAAAACT AAATCACTTCCAGCACCTCCAAGTAGTGAGTACCACCATCCCCAACCTCATCGTCACCGAGCGGAACGTGTGTCACCTGATCGGCCTCCACGTCCTATCAAGAGAAAAGCTGATTACCATGTGTATCGGGAACGGGAATGTGAACGTGACCATGATCATGATCGTGACCAGAGGGACCACCGTGATCGAGGAAGAGGCCATCACCACCATCGCCACTACCGGTCAGAATCCTCTTCCCGGATGTCATCTAAACCAGTGACCAAAACCTCCTCAA GTACCAAGCAGAAGGCCAGTGTTTTTTCCCGCATAAGCTTCTCCGCTGAGGAAGAAATGACCAAGAGGAAGATATCTGCCTTAACTGAAGCTGCTTCAGCTGGTCCCCCTGCCACATCTTCAGCGCATCTCAAGGCAGCACCACCGAAAGGCTACCATGAAGGCAGGAAGAGCAGCACGATTTCTGAATATGAGTCCAGTGATGACGAGCGGCATTTCAAACGGAGGCCATCAAGGCACAAGTTGTCTACCTAG